One window from the genome of Nitrososphaerota archaeon encodes:
- a CDS encoding class I SAM-dependent methyltransferase family protein encodes MLKQALSNLLSESELSELYSGFDIVGDIAIIKIPDSLRVKKKLIGPIILQKLKPVKVVLMQSGPVSGEYRIRKLEHLAGEERTSTIYKEHSCTFLVDVTKAYFSPRLSTERLRIAKLVKEGERVLNMFAGIGIYSIIIAKVQLECEVISVEINPDAHRSAVENTRLNKVSQKVKPIAGDAREIIKSDNIGKFDRVLMPLPENASEFIGDAISALKPAGGWIHYYCHTQAKDKEDAISNSERELLERLQGRGKINYMKVVREVGPRWFQVVVDIKF; translated from the coding sequence ATGCTTAAGCAGGCACTTTCAAACTTATTATCAGAAAGCGAACTAAGCGAACTTTATTCAGGTTTCGATATTGTAGGCGACATAGCGATAATCAAAATTCCAGATTCTTTACGGGTCAAAAAGAAACTAATCGGACCCATAATTCTTCAGAAGCTAAAACCAGTTAAGGTCGTTCTGATGCAGAGTGGCCCTGTGTCTGGCGAATATAGGATTCGCAAACTCGAACATCTGGCAGGTGAAGAAAGGACATCAACAATATACAAAGAGCATAGTTGCACATTCTTGGTCGATGTCACGAAGGCGTACTTCTCTCCAAGACTCTCTACTGAAAGGCTCAGGATTGCAAAACTAGTAAAAGAGGGAGAAAGAGTTCTGAATATGTTTGCTGGGATTGGAATTTATTCGATCATTATCGCAAAAGTGCAACTAGAATGCGAGGTTATTAGCGTAGAAATCAACCCAGATGCGCACAGGAGCGCAGTCGAGAACACAAGGCTCAACAAAGTCAGCCAGAAAGTTAAGCCTATAGCAGGTGATGCAAGAGAGATTATCAAAAGTGACAATATTGGTAAGTTTGATCGGGTGTTGATGCCATTGCCAGAAAACGCCTCTGAATTCATTGGGGATGCAATTTCAGCTCTGAAACCTGCAGGTGGGTGGATCCATTACTACTGCCATACACAAGCTAAAGATAAAGAAGATGCAATCAGCAATTCAGAAAGAGAATTGTTAGAGAGGTTGCAGGGCAGGGGTAAGATAAATTATATGAAAGTTGTGCGGGAAGTGGGACCAAGATGGTTCCAAGTAGTGGTTGACATAAAGTTCTGA
- a CDS encoding ATP-dependent DNA ligase: MTSFLEFAQVAESIKATPSKNGKVSILSAFLSKLNEEELAVVCRYFSGYLFPRWTEKEVFAGYSLLWNTIADLCSVNPRDLGEVYRKYGDLGDVAEEVLEKKVVQPLFKRHLAVLDVQRIFESMSRMSGKGSQEGRKQVLRGLFLDCTPIEAKYLTKLFLGEMRIGLVEGLVEESLAKVSRKPLEEVRIVNLTLGDIGEAASLALKNELHKATVQIFRPTNFMLAETMETAADIARYYQKEVYAEFKYDGIRAQVHKFDSKVKAYSRRLEDISWSFPDLAQAICKIPNTIMLDGEILPFKDDRPLPFQELQRRIRKKSPTKEIMEDVPVVYKCFDILYLDGRPLLEKSLLQRRKILESLKLPDIIQLSRIETVSSAEALQRAFEKSKKLGYEGLVVKDPESPYRPGRRGKYWVKLKKELDTLDVVVVAAEYGHGKRAGTISDYTFAVRDNGEFRVVGKAYSGLSDEEIDYMTERVNSLLVQDLGYRMAVKPEIILEVAFDAIQKSDRHDSGYALRFPRIKRIRLDKNVDEIDTIQRVETIYRMQMTKK, from the coding sequence ATGACAAGTTTTCTGGAGTTTGCCCAAGTTGCTGAAAGCATAAAGGCAACTCCAAGCAAAAATGGGAAAGTTTCCATTCTTAGTGCCTTCCTGTCTAAATTGAATGAAGAAGAACTGGCCGTAGTCTGTAGATACTTCTCAGGCTATTTGTTTCCAAGATGGACGGAAAAGGAGGTCTTCGCAGGTTATTCACTCCTTTGGAATACGATTGCTGATCTTTGTTCAGTAAACCCAAGAGACCTTGGTGAAGTATACAGAAAATACGGAGATCTTGGGGATGTAGCAGAAGAAGTGCTCGAAAAAAAAGTCGTTCAACCACTTTTTAAAAGACATCTCGCTGTATTGGATGTACAACGTATATTTGAGAGCATGTCAAGAATGTCTGGCAAGGGCTCTCAAGAAGGGAGGAAACAAGTATTAAGAGGGCTTTTCCTTGACTGCACTCCTATCGAAGCTAAGTACCTAACCAAACTCTTTCTCGGTGAGATGCGAATAGGACTCGTGGAGGGATTGGTGGAAGAGTCTCTAGCAAAGGTTTCAAGAAAGCCCCTTGAGGAGGTTAGAATTGTAAACCTTACCTTAGGTGATATTGGTGAGGCAGCATCTCTAGCGCTGAAAAATGAACTACACAAGGCAACGGTGCAGATATTCAGACCTACGAACTTTATGCTTGCGGAAACTATGGAAACTGCAGCAGACATAGCACGGTATTATCAAAAGGAGGTCTATGCAGAATTCAAATATGACGGCATAAGGGCACAAGTTCACAAATTTGATTCCAAAGTCAAAGCATATTCCCGCAGACTTGAAGACATTTCTTGGAGTTTTCCTGACCTTGCTCAGGCAATATGCAAGATTCCTAATACAATAATGCTTGATGGCGAGATCTTGCCCTTCAAGGATGACAGGCCCCTGCCATTCCAGGAATTACAGAGAAGAATAAGGAAGAAGTCCCCGACTAAAGAAATAATGGAAGATGTACCTGTGGTCTACAAATGCTTTGATATTCTCTATCTTGATGGGAGACCTCTGCTAGAAAAATCACTCTTGCAAAGGAGAAAGATTTTGGAAAGCCTTAAACTTCCAGACATAATCCAACTTTCGCGAATTGAAACTGTAAGCAGTGCAGAAGCTCTGCAGAGGGCTTTTGAGAAAAGCAAGAAACTTGGATATGAAGGCCTTGTCGTAAAAGACCCAGAATCTCCCTACCGGCCAGGCAGAAGGGGGAAATACTGGGTTAAGCTCAAAAAAGAACTTGATACATTAGATGTTGTTGTAGTTGCTGCAGAATATGGTCATGGTAAAAGGGCAGGAACCATTTCTGACTATACTTTTGCAGTGAGAGATAATGGAGAATTCAGAGTAGTCGGCAAAGCTTACTCTGGTCTTTCTGATGAAGAAATCGACTATATGACAGAGAGAGTGAACTCTCTGCTCGTTCAGGATTTGGGTTATCGTATGGCCGTAAAACCAGAAATCATTTTGGAAGTTGCCTTTGATGCTATACAAAAAAGCGATAGGCATGATAGTGGTTACGCTCTACGATTTCCAAGAATTAAGAGGATAAGGCTCGACAAGAATGTAGATGAGATAGACACCATACAACGAGTGGAAACAATCTACAGGATGCAGATGACAAAGAAGTAA
- a CDS encoding GNAT family N-acetyltransferase gives MFALQNTYYKRVGEYTVRPAKSEDLPRVVSINLTTLPEHYSDSFFDELLTESPETFYVAELEGNIVGYIMCRIEYGFSNLKKFGVARKGHIVSVAVLDQHRGKGLGKSLVLEAINGMVQRGCGEVYLEVRVSNVLAIALYQNLNFKIASKVSGYYRDGEAAYLMALSLVPNAS, from the coding sequence ATGTTTGCCTTGCAGAACACTTACTACAAAAGAGTAGGAGAATACACTGTCAGGCCAGCCAAATCTGAAGACCTACCCAGAGTAGTTTCTATTAACTTGACTACTTTACCAGAGCATTACTCTGATTCATTCTTCGATGAGCTCTTGACGGAATCACCAGAAACCTTCTATGTTGCAGAATTAGAAGGAAATATTGTAGGCTACATAATGTGCAGGATAGAATATGGTTTTTCAAATCTTAAGAAGTTTGGGGTTGCAAGAAAGGGACACATAGTTTCAGTTGCCGTGCTGGATCAACATAGAGGAAAAGGTTTGGGCAAATCTTTGGTTCTCGAAGCTATCAATGGGATGGTGCAGAGAGGCTGTGGAGAAGTTTATCTCGAAGTGCGAGTTAGCAATGTACTTGCTATTGCACTATATCAGAACCTTAACTTCAAGATAGCCTCGAAGGTTTCAGGTTATTATAGAGATGGAGAGGCTGCATATCTCATGGCTTTGTCGCTCGTTCCTAACGCATCTTAG